A genomic region of Ktedonobacteraceae bacterium contains the following coding sequences:
- a CDS encoding GAF domain-containing protein — MQQGTGDWRELLGTIISNPQERQRIAQEMRVQPITLARWIKGEAEPRPHNLRQLLHVLQPAHRDLLMKSLGDKLGGWHDETAEDVSNEIPSEFYRRIFSAHAGTNPALRYWSMSSLILQQALSQLDPERKGLAITLVRCMRSSNSKKIRSLREGVGKGTPPWSGDLEQKGMFLGAESLAGYVVTTCHPAQIQNIFEDRSLPAHQVEYEVSAAAHPILYTGRIAGCVLISSTQPDYFISPARNALIGEYANLLALAIEPEEFVDPQDIELMLMPPHEKQRHYFATFRQRVTQVLMTTPMSNQQAEQHVWEQLEEELLLAQLESAVSG, encoded by the coding sequence ATGCAGCAAGGAACCGGAGATTGGCGCGAACTGCTGGGAACGATTATCAGCAATCCTCAGGAGCGACAACGCATAGCTCAAGAGATGAGAGTCCAGCCAATTACCCTGGCGCGCTGGATCAAGGGGGAGGCGGAGCCTCGCCCCCATAATCTGCGTCAATTGCTGCATGTCCTTCAACCGGCACATCGCGACCTGCTCATGAAATCGCTGGGTGATAAACTGGGGGGATGGCATGATGAGACAGCTGAGGATGTATCCAACGAAATACCTTCTGAATTTTACCGCCGCATCTTCAGTGCGCACGCAGGAACGAATCCGGCATTGCGCTACTGGTCGATGTCCAGCCTGATTTTACAACAGGCTCTTAGCCAGCTAGATCCCGAACGCAAGGGCTTAGCAATTACTCTTGTACGATGCATGCGTTCTTCAAATAGCAAGAAGATTCGCAGCCTCAGGGAAGGTGTTGGTAAAGGCACCCCACCATGGTCAGGCGACCTGGAACAGAAAGGAATGTTCCTTGGAGCCGAATCGCTAGCCGGTTATGTCGTCACCACCTGTCATCCGGCTCAGATCCAGAATATTTTTGAAGATAGATCGCTTCCAGCGCACCAGGTAGAATATGAGGTAAGCGCTGCTGCCCATCCAATATTATATACGGGGCGCATTGCCGGCTGCGTACTTATCTCCAGTACCCAACCCGACTATTTTATCTCACCAGCCCGCAATGCCCTGATAGGCGAGTATGCCAACCTGCTGGCGCTGGCAATCGAGCCGGAAGAGTTCGTCGACCCACAAGATATTGAGCTTATGTTGATGCCTCCGCATGAGAAACAGAGACACTATTTCGCCACTTTCCGCCAACGCGTGACGCAAGTGCTCATGACGACCCCAATGAGCAATCAGCAGGCCGAGCAACATGTATGGGAGCAACTAGAAGAAGAACTCCTGCTGGCTCAACTGGAGAGCGCTGTATCCGGTTAA